The sequence below is a genomic window from Gemmatimonadota bacterium.
CCGGCACGGTCACCGACAGCAAGTCCGGTCGGCCGCTCGCCGATGCGCTGATCGCGGTGCAGGGAACGCCGGCAGGCGCCCGGTCCGGCACCCGCGGTGAATTCCGATTGGCCACCACGGCTACCGGTACCCTCACGCTCAACATCACCCGGATTGGCTTCAAGCCGACAACGGCCCAGGCCACGGTCGGCGGGGAGGCCATTCGGGTCGAGCTCACCGAGTTGGTCGTGAAACTCGACGAGTTGATCGTCACGGGTACGGTCGGTGATGCGCAGCAGCGCTCCCTCGGCAATGCCATCGGCCGGGTATCGGTAGCCGAGGTCACCAAGATCGCTCCGCCCTCGAAGCTCCAGGACATGCTGTCGGTCAACGTCCCGGGCGTCCGAATCATTCGGGCTTCCGGGGCGATTGGCTCCGGCGGCACCACCCGGATCCGCGGCTCGGGCAGCTTGAGCTTAGCGAACCAGCCGCTGATCTACGTCGACGGGGTCCGGGTCAACAACGCGGACGCGGCGTTCAGCGACGCGTTCGGCGGGCAGGAATCGCCGTCGCGGATCAACGACTTGAACCCCGAAGAGATCGAGTCGATCGAGGTCCTGAAAGGTCCCTCGGCCGCGACGATCTACGGTACTGAGGCGTCGAACGGGGTGATCCAGGTCATCACCAAGCGGGGCCGGGCGGGCCGGCCGACGGTCGACTTCCACGCCGATGCCGGAGTCAACTGGCTGCAGAACCCGGTTGGCCGCTACGCGTCCAACTACTACTACAGCCAGGTCGACAAGAAGGTCAAAGAGTTCAACGTTCTCCAGCACAACATTGACAAGGGACTCGGCACCCCGTTCTCTAATGGTACGCCGTTGGCCGCCGGCGCCTCGCTCTCTGGCGGGACCGACCAGCTGCGCTACTTCTTTTCGACCGATTTCAATCGCGACGAGGGGAGTGTCGACTACAACTGGCAGAACAAGTACTCGGCCCGGGCCAACGTCAGCTACACTTCGTCGAACGACAAGTTCAAAGTGGACTTCAGCATGGGCCAGGTGCGCTCGAAGTTGCAGGGAGCCTCGGGGTTCCAGCCGATCACCACCTCGATCCTCTGGGCCTGTAACTTCCCGGGGTGCGAGCCGAACCCGTCCGACCCGAACCACACCGGGTACAACGACGCGGGCCACGGCTACCAGTATTATCGGCCGGAGGACTACAGCATGGTCCGCGGGTTCGATAACATCGACCGGACCACGCTGAGCCTCAAGTTCACCCACCGGCCGTACTCCTGGCTCCGTCAGTCCCTGACCGTCGGCCCGGACTTTGTGAACAACAAGTCCTCGCTCGAGGTGGAGCTGAACAGCGAGCCCCGGCGGCCGTTCTTCAGCTACAGCAACGGCGTCAAAAACTCCACCCAGCAACGGTCGACCTTCGTCACCCTCGATTACGCGCTGTCCGGCGACTGGAACATCAGCAAGAACCTGGTCTCCACGACGGCGGTTGGCGCGCAGTACTACACCAAAGAGTTCGATTTCGTCCGCGGCACCGGCGAAAACTTCTCGATTCCGGGCGGCGGCAACATCTCGAGTGCGGCGCAGATCGGGGCCTCGGAAGGGTTCCAGCAAAACAAGACCGTCGGCGTGTACGCGCAACAACAGTTGGCCTTTAAGAACCGGTTGTTCATCACCGGTGCCGTCCGGGCTGACGACAACAGCGCCTTCGGTAACAACTTCAACCTGGTCTACTATCCCAAGTTCAGCGCGTCCTGGGTCGCCTCGGAAGAGCCATTCCTCCGGGATTCCAAGATCTTCTCGCAGCTCAAACTGCGGGGCGCCTGGGGCCGGGCCGGTCAGCAGCCGGATGTGTTCTCGGCAATCCAGACCTACCAGGCTAAGGTCGGCAGCGGGGGCCTCGGTGGGATTTCGCCGCAGAACTTCGGAAACCCGGACCTCAAGCCGGAAATCGGCGAAGAGTATGAGACCGGGTTTGACGCCGGTCTCTTCAATCAGCGGATCGGGATCGAGTTCACCTACTATAACAAAGACGTCAAGGACGCGATCCTCTCGCTGCCGCTCCGGCCGTCGCGCGGGTTCCCAGGCAACCAGTTCCTCAACATCGGGAAGACCCGGAACCGCGGCATCGAAATCGGGATCGACGGATCGGTGATTCAGTCCAAGAATTTCGGGCTTGACCTCCGGGCCACCCTGGCCACGAACAGTTCGTTGATCCTCGATATGGGCGGCACACCGCCGGCGTTCGTGGGGGGTTCGTTCATCCAGCAGTACAACGTCCAAGGCTTCGCGCCGAGCAGCTTCTTCTTCCCGAAAGTTGTGAGCTCCGACATCCAGACCATCAATATTGGGATACCGCTACCGCTCGGGTTCAACGTTAAGTGCGAGGGTGGTACGGATCTCGGGCTCGGCAATGGGACCGTGGTTCCCTGTGCCGGGGCCCCGCGCCTCTATGCCGGCCGCCCGACCCCGAGCTGGAACGGCAGCTTCAGCGCCACCTTCACGATCGGGAAGCGGCTCCGGATTCTCGGCTTGGTTGACGCGCTCGGTGGCAACACCGTCCTCGTCGGCGACATTGCCGCCATCCACTCGTTCTTCTTGAGCTCGAAGCAAATCCTGGAAGGCACCGACCAGGTCCTGTCGGGGTACGTTGGCCTCGAGATCCTCCAGGGCGATGGCAACAGCATTGGGGCAACCGGTCTGACCAAGGGTGGTTTTGCCCGATTGCGAACGGTCTCGGCGTCGTATGACTTCCCCAATAGCATCGCGAAGTTCTTCGGAGCCTCGCGGGGGTCCTTGACGCTGGCGGCCGAGAACATGGCGTTGCTATGGCGGGCGCAGAAGGAAGTCTTCGGGGTCAAGTGGATCGACCCGGAAATCACCCCGAACCGTAACGGGGACACCACCGGCAACTTTGGCTATACCCAAGAGTCGTGGCCGCAGATGGCGCGGATTCGCACCACCGTCCGATTCACCTTCTAACGGCGACTACCACACGGAGATGATGAGCGATATGAACATCCAACTACTCCATCGCGTCAGGGCGACCGCTGCTGTGGTCGCCGCCGGGTTCGGTCTCGGAGCGTGCGGCAATCTGCTCGATGTCGAGTTCCCGGGGCAGATTCCGGCAGAGAACATCAATAATCCGAGCCTCGCGCCGGTCCTGGCGCGGAGCGTCATTGGCGACCTCGAGTGCGCCTACAACAACTACTCCGCCGGCAACTCGGCCCACTCGGATGAGTGGGAGAGTTCGAACGGCAACGTGCCGGGTAGCAACTGGGGCGAACGCACCATCGGTGCGGGTGAGGACGACTATGCCCTCGGTCCCTGCGAAAACTACTCATACTTCGGCATGCCCTCGACGCTCGGGACGGCCCGGTACCAGTCCGAGGACATCTTTGCGAAGTTGTCGGCGTGGACGGACGCCGAGGTCGCTGGGCGGGCGGGTCTGATGGCCAAGGTTCGGGCCTACGGCGCCTACTCATATCTCCTGATGGGCGAGACCTTCTGCCAAGTCGCCTTCGACGGCAAGGCGCCGGAAGCCCCGGCTGCCGCGCTCACCAAAGCGGAGGCGCAGTTCGCCGAAGCCGTCACGCTGGCCACGACGGCCGGTAATGCCGATATCGTCAACCTGGCCCGCGTCGGTTTGGCCCGGGCCAAGATGGATCTCAAGAAGTGGTCGGAAGCCGCCACCGTCGCGGCCTTGGTTCCGGTTGGT
It includes:
- a CDS encoding RagB/SusD family nutrient uptake outer membrane protein, which gives rise to MMSDMNIQLLHRVRATAAVVAAGFGLGACGNLLDVEFPGQIPAENINNPSLAPVLARSVIGDLECAYNNYSAGNSAHSDEWESSNGNVPGSNWGERTIGAGEDDYALGPCENYSYFGMPSTLGTARYQSEDIFAKLSAWTDAEVAGRAGLMAKVRAYGAYSYLLMGETFCQVAFDGKAPEAPAAALTKAEAQFAEAVTLATTAGNADIVNLARVGLARAKMDLKKWSEAATVAALVPVGYEKMADRGTETSRRFNKFYYFMTDGGYYTVTAELRATADPLSESFDPRYKVKDSGHGAFTPFIRLWYTEKYPALGTPIRLASGREAQLILAEAKTYPGPQLDVAGALGILNARRGQLGLSLIPATTNTSPLVARTAVINERRAELSFEGGHRTNDLLRYALPWKGANGSTKVVNEFDGRPYGTTTCWPLPTKEANGA
- a CDS encoding SusC/RagA family TonB-linked outer membrane protein, with product MGNRFAQALRRVASCLVGLAVVATPFARPVLSQAAGAVTGTVTDSKSGRPLADALIAVQGTPAGARSGTRGEFRLATTATGTLTLNITRIGFKPTTAQATVGGEAIRVELTELVVKLDELIVTGTVGDAQQRSLGNAIGRVSVAEVTKIAPPSKLQDMLSVNVPGVRIIRASGAIGSGGTTRIRGSGSLSLANQPLIYVDGVRVNNADAAFSDAFGGQESPSRINDLNPEEIESIEVLKGPSAATIYGTEASNGVIQVITKRGRAGRPTVDFHADAGVNWLQNPVGRYASNYYYSQVDKKVKEFNVLQHNIDKGLGTPFSNGTPLAAGASLSGGTDQLRYFFSTDFNRDEGSVDYNWQNKYSARANVSYTSSNDKFKVDFSMGQVRSKLQGASGFQPITTSILWACNFPGCEPNPSDPNHTGYNDAGHGYQYYRPEDYSMVRGFDNIDRTTLSLKFTHRPYSWLRQSLTVGPDFVNNKSSLEVELNSEPRRPFFSYSNGVKNSTQQRSTFVTLDYALSGDWNISKNLVSTTAVGAQYYTKEFDFVRGTGENFSIPGGGNISSAAQIGASEGFQQNKTVGVYAQQQLAFKNRLFITGAVRADDNSAFGNNFNLVYYPKFSASWVASEEPFLRDSKIFSQLKLRGAWGRAGQQPDVFSAIQTYQAKVGSGGLGGISPQNFGNPDLKPEIGEEYETGFDAGLFNQRIGIEFTYYNKDVKDAILSLPLRPSRGFPGNQFLNIGKTRNRGIEIGIDGSVIQSKNFGLDLRATLATNSSLILDMGGTPPAFVGGSFIQQYNVQGFAPSSFFFPKVVSSDIQTINIGIPLPLGFNVKCEGGTDLGLGNGTVVPCAGAPRLYAGRPTPSWNGSFSATFTIGKRLRILGLVDALGGNTVLVGDIAAIHSFFLSSKQILEGTDQVLSGYVGLEILQGDGNSIGATGLTKGGFARLRTVSASYDFPNSIAKFFGASRGSLTLAAENMALLWRAQKEVFGVKWIDPEITPNRNGDTTGNFGYTQESWPQMARIRTTVRFTF